One stretch of Rhizoctonia solani chromosome 8, complete sequence DNA includes these proteins:
- a CDS encoding NADPH-dependent methylglyoxal reductase GRE2 protein, whose amino-acid sequence MPSTVLLTGGNGFIAVHIISLLLSGGHSIVATVRSENKTTYLRQKFAEAIPGGQLKFAIVEDITVSGAFDEVLKSHTFDVVLHTSSPFVFTINDVKKDLLDPAVLGTTEILKAIKANAPTVKHVVVTSSFASIVDLSKGNRPGYIYSEKDWNPITYEDSQKDPVSGYYGSKKFAEKAAWDFLESEKPSFNSAFYALFSGQQKELKNAGVWFWTDVRNVAEAHIAAFEKPGTGNERFFICEGRFSINFVVEYIWKHYPERAKAKGIPEPSPSAAFPETGTYYPDNSKSKTVLGIEYTPPEITIRDTLEQFVALEKELGIE is encoded by the exons ATGCCTAGTACAGTTCTTCTTACTGGAGGAAACGGATTCATCGCCGTTCACATTATCAGTCTATTATTGAGCGGTGGTCATTCAATTGTTGCGACTGTTCGCTCCGAGAACAAAACGACATATCTCCGCCAAAAGTTTGCTGAAGCCATCCCCGGCGGGCAATTGAAGTTTGCGATAGTGGAAGATATAACTGTTTCAGGCGCATTTGATGAAGTTTTGAAGAGTCATACGTTTGATGTCGTTTTGCACACCAGCAGCCCTTTTGTTTTTACTAT CAATGACGTGAAGAAGGACCTCCTCGATCCTGCTGTACTCGGGACGACCGAGATTCTCAAGGCAATTAAAGCAAACGCGCCGACTGTCAAACATGTTGTAGTAACCTCATCTTTTGCCTCTATTGTTGACCTGAGCAAAGGAAATCGACCAGGATACATATATTCTGAGAAAGATTGGAATCCA ATAACCTACGAAGATTCACAGAAGGACCCGGTGTCGGGATACTATGGATCTAAGAAATTTGCTGAAAAGGCTGCATGGGACTTTCTCGAGTCCGAGAAACCTAGTTTCAA CTCCGCCTTTTATGCCTTGTTCAGCGGCCAACAGAAAGAACTTAAAAATGCCGGCGTTTGGTTTTGGACAGATGTGCGAAATGTCGCCGAGGCTCATATTGCAGCGTTT GAGAAACCTGGAACTGGGAACGAGAGGTTTTTCATATGTGAAGGAAGGTTTAGTATTAACTTCGTTGTTGAATATATCTGGAAACATTATCCAGAGAGGGCAAAGGCGAAAGGTATACCAGAGC CTTCCCCCTCTGCTGCATTCCCTGAAACAGGGACCTATTACCCCGATAATAGCAAGTCCAAGACCGTCCTTGGGATCGAGTACACTCCACCAGAGATTACGATTCGGGATACTCTCGAACAGTTTGTTGCGCTTGAGAAGGAACTAGGGATAGAGTGA